From the Ralstonia wenshanensis genome, the window CACCAATAGCGGCAGGAATTTGTTGATGCGGCCCGCGCGCCAGGCGGCAAACCAATACGCGCGGTCCTTCAGGTGGATATCGATCTGCTGGGCGACGACCTCACGCGTCATCGCTTCATTCAGGAGGATGCGGCTGCCGGACAGCAGGCGCCCCCGCTCCGCCAACGCGCGATGCCGCGCCACGAAATCCGGACGCGGCACGCAATCGCCATCGAGAAAAACGAGGTAGTCGGCGTCTGTCGCCAGCACGCCGCGGTTGCGGATCTCACCCGCGCGAAAACCGTCATCGGGATGCCAGGCATGGCGTAGTGGATACGGCGCAGTCTTGACAGCGGCTTCGACCGCCACGCGTGTGTCATCGCGCGAACCGTCGTCAGCGACGACGACGTCGAATGCGTGGTCGGTCTGTGCGCCACAGCCGGCCAGTACGCGAGCCAGCGCGTCCGGGCGGTTATACGTCGTAACGATGAGGGCGATGCGACGCGGCGGCTCAGCGCTTGCCATGACGATGCAGCATCATCAGCTTGATGTAGCGGTAGT encodes:
- a CDS encoding glycosyltransferase family 2 protein, giving the protein MASAEPPRRIALIVTTYNRPDALARVLAGCGAQTDHAFDVVVADDGSRDDTRVAVEAAVKTAPYPLRHAWHPDDGFRAGEIRNRGVLATDADYLVFLDGDCVPRPDFVARHRALAERGRLLSGSRILLNEAMTREVVAQQIDIHLKDRAYWFAAWRAGRINKFLPLLVPGLPVPRTFKDTSLRGIKSCNLGVWRSDFERVNGFDQSFVGWGHEDADLAVRLYNAGVRRKRGFCATEVFHLWHREQSRAQESPNYQRMMARRNTDIIRAEVGLAELREQGA